A single Triticum dicoccoides isolate Atlit2015 ecotype Zavitan chromosome 2A, WEW_v2.0, whole genome shotgun sequence DNA region contains:
- the LOC119359366 gene encoding uncharacterized protein LOC119359366 has translation MSESILWTFSLLEPTLSGVLLMNLEHEVEFDHSLSYQQVLKGSTCPTMLKGCHIVNSVCHADHDVLSESSHMSSRCCGPHGVMTPQVGQHAVVEDDHRVEDVATTRDGSGVAMKAGRGKVGQQGGSRNDVHRGGGHCGHEGLGRRGDDGGARRGRGARRVEDVYRVEDIAYTSADHGGSWRGGGVDRGGAV, from the exons ATGTCAGAGTCGATATTATGGACATTTTCCTTGTTAGAACCGACACTGTCTGGTGTGCTCTTAATGAATTTGGAGCATGAAGTGGAGTTTGATCACTCATTATCATATCAACAG GTCCTGAAAGGGAGTACGTGCCCCACTATGCTCAAAGGATGCCATATTGTCAACTCAGTTTGTCATGCAGATCATGATGTACT GTCAGAAAGTAGTCATATGTCCTCGAGATGCTGcgggccacacggggtgatgacacCGCAGGTAGGGCAGCACGCCGTTGTCGAGGACGACCACCGGGTGGAGGATGTCGCGACCACCAGGGACGGCAGCGGTGTGGCGATGAAGGCGGGGCGAGGAAAGGTTGGGCAGCAAGGCGGGTCGAGGAATGACGTGCACCGGGGTGGAGGACATTGCGGCCACGAGGGGCTAGGGCGGCGTGGCGACGACGGAGGGGCGAGGAGAGGTAGGGGAGCAAGGCGGGTCGAGGATGTCTACCGGGTCGAGGACATCGCATACACCAGCGCTGATCACGGCGGTTCCTGGCGTGGTGGCGGCGTAGATCGTGGAGGTGCTGTTTAA